A window of Blastomonas sp. SL216 contains these coding sequences:
- the typA gene encoding translational GTPase TypA — MSLRNIAIIAHVDHGKTTLVDQLFRQSGTFRDNQRVEERAMDSNDLEKERGITILAKCTSIEWDNAGEKTRINIVDTPGHADFGGEVERILSMVDGVILLVDAAEGAMPQTKFVTGKALALGLKPIVVVNKIDRPDGRPQEVLDEVFDLFVSLEANDEQLDFPVLFASGRNGYCGDSPEVREGTLQPLFEKIVSHVPAPSADADGPFKFLVTLLDRDNFLGRILTGLVASGTVKTNQQIHALDPEGNVVEAGRASKIMAFRGLERVPVDQANAGDIISIAGLTTATVANTICDTSVSEPLHAQPIDPPTLSMRFAVNDSPFAGREGTKVTSRMIRDRLMREAESNVAIKITESADKDSFEVAGRGELQLGVLIETMRREGFELGISRPRVLFGEDESGNRTEPYETVVIDVDDEHSGTVVEKMAQRKAEMTDMRPSGGGKTRITFSAPSRGLIGYHGEFLSDTRGTGIMNRLFEKYGPYKGQITGRQLGVLISNGTGDTVGYALNALEDRGVLFLGSGVPVYEGMIIGENAKPDDLEVNPMKSKQLTNFRSTGKDDAIRLTPPRLMSLEQAIAYIDDDEMVEVTPKNIRLRKRFLDPNERKKQSRKKEAA; from the coding sequence ATGTCCCTTCGCAATATCGCCATCATCGCGCACGTCGATCATGGCAAGACCACCCTTGTCGACCAGCTGTTCCGCCAGTCCGGTACCTTCCGCGACAACCAGCGCGTCGAAGAGCGGGCGATGGACTCGAACGATCTCGAAAAAGAGCGCGGCATCACCATCCTGGCCAAGTGCACCTCGATCGAGTGGGACAATGCCGGCGAGAAGACGCGGATCAACATCGTTGATACCCCGGGCCACGCCGACTTTGGCGGCGAGGTGGAACGCATCCTCTCGATGGTCGATGGCGTGATCCTGCTGGTCGACGCCGCCGAAGGCGCGATGCCGCAGACCAAGTTCGTCACCGGCAAGGCGCTCGCTTTGGGCCTCAAGCCCATCGTCGTCGTCAACAAGATCGACCGTCCCGATGGCCGCCCGCAGGAAGTGCTGGACGAGGTGTTCGACCTGTTCGTGTCGCTAGAAGCCAATGACGAGCAGCTCGATTTCCCCGTGCTCTTTGCCTCTGGCCGCAACGGCTATTGCGGTGACAGCCCGGAAGTGCGCGAGGGCACGCTGCAGCCGCTGTTCGAAAAGATCGTCAGCCATGTGCCCGCGCCCAGCGCCGATGCCGATGGCCCGTTCAAGTTCCTGGTGACGCTGCTCGATCGTGACAACTTCCTTGGCCGCATCCTTACCGGCCTGGTTGCCAGCGGCACGGTGAAGACCAACCAGCAGATCCACGCGCTCGATCCCGAAGGCAATGTCGTCGAAGCGGGCCGCGCGTCGAAGATCATGGCGTTCCGCGGGCTGGAGCGCGTTCCGGTCGACCAGGCCAATGCAGGCGACATCATCTCGATCGCCGGCCTCACCACCGCGACCGTCGCCAACACCATCTGCGACACCAGCGTTTCCGAGCCGCTGCACGCGCAGCCGATCGATCCGCCGACGCTGTCGATGCGCTTTGCGGTGAACGACAGCCCGTTTGCCGGCCGCGAGGGCACCAAGGTGACCAGCCGCATGATCCGCGATCGCCTGATGCGCGAAGCCGAATCGAACGTTGCGATCAAGATCACCGAATCGGCCGACAAGGACAGCTTTGAAGTTGCCGGGCGCGGCGAATTGCAGCTGGGCGTGCTGATCGAGACGATGCGCCGTGAAGGCTTTGAGCTGGGCATCTCGCGTCCGCGCGTGCTGTTCGGCGAAGACGAAAGCGGCAACCGCACCGAGCCTTATGAAACCGTCGTCATCGATGTGGATGACGAGCATTCGGGCACGGTCGTCGAGAAGATGGCGCAGCGCAAGGCCGAGATGACCGACATGCGTCCCTCGGGCGGCGGCAAGACCCGCATCACCTTCAGCGCCCCGTCGCGCGGCCTGATCGGCTATCACGGCGAGTTCCTGTCCGACACGCGCGGCACCGGCATCATGAACCGGCTGTTCGAGAAATACGGTCCCTACAAGGGCCAGATCACCGGGCGTCAGCTCGGCGTGCTGATCTCCAACGGCACCGGCGACACCGTGGGCTATGCGCTCAACGCGCTGGAAGATCGCGGCGTGCTGTTCCTCGGATCGGGCGTGCCCGTCTATGAAGGCATGATCATCGGCGAGAATGCCAAGCCCGATGACCTTGAAGTCAACCCGATGAAGTCGAAGCAGCTGACGAACTTCCGTTCGACCGGCAAGGACGACGCGATCCGCCTGACCCCGCCGCGCCTGATGAGCCTGGAACAGGCGATCGCCTATATCGACGACGACGAAATGGTCGAAGTGACGCCCAAGAACATCCGCCTGCGCAAGCGCTTCCTCGATCCGAACGAGCGCAAGAAGCAGAGCCGGAAGAAGGAAGCGGCATAA